A part of Macrobrachium nipponense isolate FS-2020 chromosome 26, ASM1510439v2, whole genome shotgun sequence genomic DNA contains:
- the LOC135200215 gene encoding rhodopsin-like, which produces MSFWSEPANLANGALPSTNPYGNYTVVDTVPKELLHMVDPHWYQFPPMNPLWYGLVGFYMVLMGVMSVVGNFVVIWVFMTTKNLRTPANLLVVNLALSDFSMMFCMFPPMVISCYWQTWTLGPFFCEVYAFLGSLFGCVSIWTMLWITLDRYNVIVKGVAGTPLTSSGSMTRIVGTWVTAFAWCLPPFFGWNRYVPEGNMTACGTDYLTEDKFSHSYLYIYSVWVYIFPLFANIYLYTFIVKAVANHEKQMREQAKKMGVKSLRSEESQKTSAECRLAKVALMTVSLWFMAWTPYFVINFSGMLYKSSVTPLFSIWGSVFAKANAVYNPIVYAISHPKYRAALEKKLPCLACATEGRGDNVSNDTAPVTEKNENA; this is translated from the coding sequence ATGTCCTTCTGGAGTGAACCAGCCAACTTGGCAAATGGAGCACTTCCCTCCACCAACCCTTATGGAAACTACACTGTGGTTGATACTGTACCAAAGGAGCTTCTCCATATGGTGGACCCCCATTGGTACCAGTTCCCTCCCATGAACCCCCTGTGGTATGGCCTGGTTGGTTTCTATATGGTCCttatgggcgtaatgtctgttgTTGGTAATTTCGTCGTCATCTGGGTATTTATGACCACTAAGAACCTGCGTACCCCTGCCAACTTACTAGTTGTCAACTTGGCTCTATCTGACTTCTCTATGATGTTCTGCATGTTCCCACCAATGGTCATTTCTTGCTACTGGCAGACATGGACTCTTGGACCTTTCTTCTGTGAAGTATACGCCTTCCTCGGATCACTCTTTGGCTGCGTATCCATCTGGACTATGCTGTGGATCACCCTCGACCGTTACAACGTTATTGTTAAGGGTGTAGCTGGAACACCACTTACAAGTAGCGGTTCCATGACAAGAATTGTTGGTACCTGGGTCACTGCTTTTGCTTggtgtcttcctcctttctttggATGGAATCGTTATGTGCCTGAGGGTAACATGACTGCTTGTGGCACTGACTACTTGACTGAAGATAAGTTCTCTCACAGCTATCTGTACATCTATTCTGTCTGGGTCTACATCTTCCCCCTGTTTGCCAATATCTATCTTTACACCTTCATCGTTAAGGCTGTAGCCAACCATGAAAAGCAGATGCGTGAACAGGCCAAGAAGATGGGTGTCAAGTCTCTCAGGAGCGAAGAAAGTCAGAAGACCTCTGCTGAATGCCGTCTTGCTAAGGTTGCTCTCATGACCGTGTCCCTTTGGTTCATGGCCTGGACTCCTTACTTCGTAATTAACTTCTCTGGAATGCTCTACAAGTCTTCTGTTACTCCCCTCTTCTCCATCTGGGGATCTGTCTTTGCCAAGGCCAATGCCGTGTACAACCCAATTGTGTACGCCATCAGCCACCCTAAATATCGCGCTGCCTTGGAAAAGAAACTGCCATGCCTTGCTTGTGCCACCGAAGGCCGTGGAGATAACGTTTCTAATGACACAGCTCCAGTaactgaaaagaatgaaaatgctTGA